A window from Actinomycetospora corticicola encodes these proteins:
- a CDS encoding TetR/AcrR family transcriptional regulator, producing MPKTQDRVGSTRDRMVDSAAVLLREYGTAATTIDAVLAHSSAPRGSVYHHFPGGRRELLAAAVTRAGDSVSTLLHDYADTADSPSALLRRFASLWRSRLVATDHRAGCPLVAVAVDHPADEPELLDLVRSITDRWTAELRAGLLAQGVPDTRASALAALVLASIEGAIVLCRVEGSAAPLDAVVAELQPLLDGAARDTSP from the coding sequence CCTGCTGCGCGAGTACGGCACGGCCGCCACCACCATCGACGCCGTCCTCGCCCACAGCAGCGCCCCGCGCGGCTCGGTCTACCACCACTTCCCGGGCGGGCGGCGCGAACTCCTCGCCGCCGCGGTGACCCGCGCGGGCGACTCCGTCTCGACGCTGCTGCACGACTACGCGGACACCGCCGACTCCCCGTCGGCGCTCCTGCGGCGCTTCGCCTCGCTGTGGCGGTCCCGGCTCGTCGCCACCGACCACCGGGCGGGCTGCCCGCTGGTGGCCGTCGCGGTCGACCACCCCGCCGACGAGCCCGAGCTCCTCGACCTGGTCCGCTCGATCACCGACCGCTGGACCGCCGAACTCCGCGCCGGCCTCCTCGCCCAGGGGGTCCCCGACACCCGGGCGTCCGCGCTCGCCGCGCTGGTGCTCGCGTCGATCGAGGGCGCGATCGTGCTGTGCCGGGTGGAGGGCAGCGCGGCCCCGCTCGACGCGGTCGTCGCCGAGCTGCAGCCGCTCCTCGACGGGGCCGCACGCGATACATCACCGTGA
- a CDS encoding cupin domain-containing protein — protein sequence MSEPFHPDLPDRPPHTRVHLVRSAELTGDTAQSGGMRRLEAVSGKSVGSSALWTGETHVAPDTASSDHHHGESETSIYVVSGRPRFVFHDGEGEVVLQTEPGDYVYVPPWVPHREENPDPEHPAVVVISRTTQEAIVVNLPALTPLES from the coding sequence GTGTCCGAGCCGTTCCACCCCGACCTGCCCGACCGCCCGCCGCACACCCGGGTCCACCTCGTGCGCTCGGCCGAGCTGACCGGCGACACCGCGCAGTCCGGCGGGATGCGCCGCCTCGAGGCGGTCAGCGGGAAGTCCGTCGGGTCGTCGGCGCTGTGGACCGGCGAGACCCACGTCGCCCCCGACACCGCGTCGTCGGACCACCACCACGGCGAGTCCGAGACCTCGATCTACGTCGTGTCCGGCCGCCCGCGGTTCGTCTTCCACGACGGCGAGGGCGAGGTCGTGCTCCAGACCGAGCCCGGCGACTACGTCTACGTCCCGCCGTGGGTGCCCCACCGCGAGGAGAACCCCGACCCGGAGCACCCGGCGGTCGTGGTCATCTCCCGCACCACGCAGGAGGCCATCGTCGTCAACCTGCCCGCGCTCACGCCGCTGGAGTCCTAG